The proteins below come from a single Arthrobacter sp. zg-Y1171 genomic window:
- a CDS encoding MarR family winged helix-turn-helix transcriptional regulator, which produces MPMQQETADDLIRKIFALQRTLRCVTQHSADIGGPGVALQGVMRMIGEDGELRATELAAKLGVGPAGLSRHVAELEELGYVRRRPHPQDRRAYLISLTELGESVLREALKARAVLLQEALAAWSEDQAQLASDTLGALSEALFTSIRRAPGAAGPTLETPVSDPQELTTK; this is translated from the coding sequence ATGCCCATGCAACAGGAAACGGCGGATGACCTGATCCGGAAGATCTTCGCCCTGCAACGTACGTTGCGGTGCGTGACCCAGCACAGCGCCGACATCGGCGGACCCGGCGTGGCGCTGCAGGGCGTCATGCGGATGATCGGCGAAGACGGCGAGCTGCGGGCGACCGAGCTTGCCGCAAAACTCGGTGTCGGCCCTGCCGGACTCAGCCGCCACGTCGCAGAACTGGAAGAACTCGGTTACGTCCGGCGTCGCCCGCATCCGCAGGACCGCCGCGCCTACCTGATCAGCCTGACCGAGCTGGGGGAGTCAGTCCTCCGCGAAGCACTCAAGGCCCGGGCCGTCCTGCTGCAGGAAGCCCTTGCCGCCTGGTCCGAGGACCAGGCGCAGCTCGCGTCCGACACCCTTGGAGCGCTCTCAGAAGCGCTCTTCACCTCCATCCGCCGAGCGCCCGGAGCCGCCGGGCCGACGCTGGAAACCCCCGTATCCGATCCGCAGGAGCTAACAACTAAGTGA